The sequence CCGAACTCATCCGCACCGACCCCGCCCGGGTGCTGGAGATCGACGATCCGCACGACCTGGCCCGCGCCCGCGCCCTCGCGCCGCTCTTCGACGCGGAGCGCCCCGGCGCGCTGCCGACCACCGAGGACATCGACGCGGTCGTCCTGGACTTCGACGGCACCCAGACCGACGACCGGGTGCTGATCGACGCCGACGGCCGGGAGATCGTCGCCGTCCACCGCGGCGACGGACTGGGCATCGCCGCGCTGCGCAAGGCGGAGCTGAAACTGCTGATCCTGTCCACCGAACAGAACCCGGTGGTCGCCGCCCGCGCCCGCAAGCTCAAGGTGCCCGTCCTGCACGGCATCGACCGCAAGGACCTGGCCCTCAAGCAGTGGTGCGAGGAGACCGGCACCGACCCCGAGCGGGTGCTCTACGTCGGCAACGACGTCAACGACCTGCCGTGCTTCGACCTCGTCGGCTGGCCGGTGGCGGTCGCCTCGGCACACGACGTGGTGCGCGGCGCGGCCCGCGCGGTCACCGCGAACCCCGGAGGCAGCGGCGCGATCCGCGAGATCGCCGGCTGGCTCCTGGGCCCGTCCCTGTAACCCCGTTACACGGCCCCGAACCCGTCCCCGAACCCCGTCCCGCCCCCAGATCCACCCCCACACACCCCTTATCCACACGAAGGAATCCTCCCCATGAGCAGCACCTCCCGCCTCCGCACCCTCGGCACCCGCGAGGCCGGTCCCGGCCGCCCCGTCTACATCACCGGCGAGATCGGCATCAACCACAACGGCGACCTGGAGAACGCCTTCGCCCTGATCGACGCCGCCGCCGACGCCGGCTGCGACGCCGTCAAGTTCCAGAAGCGGACCCCGGAGATCTGCACCCCGCGCGACCAGTGGGACATCGAGCGCGACACCCCCTGGGGCCGGATGACCTACATCGACTACCGCCACCGCGTGGAGTTCGACGAGGACGGCTACCGCGCCATCGACGAGTACTGCAAGAAGCGCGGCATCGCGTGGTTCGCCTCCCCCTGGGACGTCGAGTCCGTCGCCTTCCTGGAGAAGTTCGAGGTGCCCTGCTACAAGGTCGCCTCCGCCTCCCTGACCGACGACGACCTGCTGCGCGCCATGCGCGCCACCGGCCGCACCGTCATCCTCTCCACCGGCATGTCCACCCCGAAGCAGATCCGCCACGCGGTCGAGGTCCTGGGCAGCGACAACATCCTGCTCTGCCACGCCACCAGCACCTACCCGGCCAAGGCCGAGGAGCTCAACCTGCGCATGATCAACACGCTGCAGGAGGAGTACCCCAACGTCCCGATCGGCTACAGCGGCCACGAGACCGGCCTCCAGACCACCCTGGCCGCGGTCGCCCTCGGCGCCACCTTCGTCGAGCGCCACATCACCCTCGACCGCGCCATGTGGGGCTCCGACCAGGCCGCCTCCGTCGAGCCCGGCGGTCTGACCCGCCTGGTCCGCGACATCCGCACCATCGAGGAGTCCCTCGGCGACGGCGTCAAGAAGGTCTACGAGTCCGAGCTCGGCCCGATGAAGAAGCTGCGCCGCGTCGCCGGTGTGGTGGCCGAGTCCGAGGCCGCCGACCGCGAGCCGGCCGCCGTCTGACCGCCCGGCAGACAGGAGTTCCGCGAGTGAGCTCACCCGAAGGGACCCGCGCACCCGGTGCCGGCGTCC is a genomic window of Streptomyces gilvosporeus containing:
- a CDS encoding N-acetylneuraminate synthase family protein, whose translation is MSSTSRLRTLGTREAGPGRPVYITGEIGINHNGDLENAFALIDAAADAGCDAVKFQKRTPEICTPRDQWDIERDTPWGRMTYIDYRHRVEFDEDGYRAIDEYCKKRGIAWFASPWDVESVAFLEKFEVPCYKVASASLTDDDLLRAMRATGRTVILSTGMSTPKQIRHAVEVLGSDNILLCHATSTYPAKAEELNLRMINTLQEEYPNVPIGYSGHETGLQTTLAAVALGATFVERHITLDRAMWGSDQAASVEPGGLTRLVRDIRTIEESLGDGVKKVYESELGPMKKLRRVAGVVAESEAADREPAAV